One genomic segment of Peribacillus sp. FSL H8-0477 includes these proteins:
- a CDS encoding CdaR family protein: MDKYTNSVWFSRLVALAIAALLFTSVNFESKNENGSLGFNTPGKVSQEVIEDVPVEIDYDQENLVVTGAPETVRITLEGVKSLLLSAKTQRDFQVYIDLSDPEITLGEKKVPLKIRNLNEKLTATLSPAYATVMVQEKVTKEFSVDVDYNRSLLEEGYTAENPTSNPQTVKITGAKDVIDQISFVKATLGLTKGMDESVNREATVKALDRDLNKLNVTIEPAVVNVSLKVNIPSKTVPIRPIQSGKLKSGLEIKSLTTDDKEVTIYGKESVLENINEVTVPVNVSNITGDAVYELPISVPDDVKKVSKDTVKVNIKTKKADSDSETDSETEPDTDSETTKPDDTNNADKPVDNPTEDTNTDEDEEVSIQTKKFSNLKIQTVGLDNDRSMKFVNPSIGSMGITFKGTRAELNKLKEANIQLSVNVSQLEAGTHDVAVQVKAPDKTNWELDSRMVTISITDNEEETS; the protein is encoded by the coding sequence ATGGATAAATATACAAACAGCGTCTGGTTTTCAAGGTTGGTTGCTTTGGCAATAGCTGCTCTTCTATTTACATCTGTTAATTTCGAATCCAAAAATGAAAATGGTTCCTTGGGTTTTAATACGCCTGGTAAGGTTTCTCAAGAAGTAATAGAAGATGTACCAGTTGAAATAGATTATGATCAAGAAAACTTGGTCGTTACAGGTGCCCCGGAAACAGTGAGAATTACCCTTGAAGGGGTTAAAAGTTTGCTGCTCTCGGCTAAAACTCAACGAGATTTCCAAGTCTATATTGACCTTTCTGATCCTGAAATTACATTGGGAGAGAAAAAGGTACCGTTAAAAATCCGTAATCTTAATGAAAAATTAACAGCTACCCTCTCACCTGCGTATGCAACCGTTATGGTTCAGGAAAAGGTGACAAAAGAATTTTCAGTAGATGTTGATTACAACCGTTCGTTATTAGAAGAGGGATACACAGCTGAAAATCCAACGAGTAATCCTCAAACGGTTAAGATCACAGGAGCCAAAGATGTTATTGATCAAATTTCTTTTGTAAAAGCGACACTTGGTTTAACAAAAGGAATGGATGAATCAGTTAATCGTGAAGCAACCGTTAAAGCGCTGGATCGAGACCTGAATAAGCTTAATGTGACGATTGAACCAGCAGTGGTGAACGTCTCATTAAAAGTGAATATTCCTTCTAAAACAGTCCCAATTAGGCCAATACAGTCAGGCAAGCTAAAGAGCGGACTGGAGATAAAAAGTCTGACCACGGATGATAAAGAAGTGACGATTTATGGAAAAGAATCAGTTCTTGAGAACATCAACGAAGTTACTGTCCCAGTCAACGTTTCTAATATAACAGGGGATGCTGTATATGAACTTCCAATTAGTGTTCCAGATGATGTGAAAAAAGTTTCGAAGGATACAGTGAAGGTGAACATTAAGACCAAAAAAGCGGATTCTGATTCGGAGACTGATTCCGAAACTGAGCCCGATACCGATTCTGAGACTACTAAACCCGATGATACAAACAATGCAGATAAACCTGTAGATAACCCGACTGAGGATACCAATACAGATGAAGATGAAGAGGTAAGCATTCAAACCAAGAAATTCTCGAATCTTAAGATCCAAACAGTTGGGCTGGACAATGATCGTTCGATGAAGTTTGTAAATCCTTCAATTGGCTCGATGGGTATTACCTTTAAGGGCACTAGAGCCGAGTTGAATAAACTTAAAGAGGCGAATATACAGTTATCTGTTAATGTAAGTCAGTTGGAAGCAGGGACTCATGATGTCGCTGTGCAGGTTAAGGCGCCGGATAAAACAAATTGGGAACTTGATTCAAGAATGGTCACAATTTCTATTACTGATAATGAGGAAGAGACTTCCTAA